The genome window CGAAAAAATACGCCAAGGGGCTTATCGCCGTCCCTCTCTGGATTATGCGGTATATACCACGGAAAATCCGGACTCACGAACCGCCTTTCACATCGAACACGCTCCGTTCCAATGGCCGAAAAAGTAACCAGACGAATTGCTCTCGATCTCGCCATGATCCGCCCCGGCAGCGGCGGAACCGGCAGCGGCATTTGGACCTATGTCCGTGAGCTGGTTCTGCATCTTGACCGGCAGGATGTCCAGAGCCTGGAAATTATCTGCTTTGTGAACCGCAGGCAGTTATCTGCTTTTTCCAGTCTTCGAAATATTTGCCTGTTCTGTATTCCCGATCTTGGGAAAAACATCCTGACGCGCATCCTGTGGGTTCATCTCCTGCTTCCGGTACTTTGTCTGCTGAAACGGATTTCCGTCCTTCATCGGCCTGCCACAGAAACCCCACTGTTGTGCCCGGCGCGCCGGGTCACCACCGTACACGATTTCTATTATGAATTCCTGATGGAGCAGCGGCCGCCGGCGGCCATTCGGGTGTATGAACGACTCGAAAATCTTTATTTTTCGCTGATCACCCGCATCTGTTTCCGCTCGAGCCGGGCCATCATCACCGTATCCGATGCCGTTCGCTGCGAAGCTGCCCGCCGCTATCCGGCCGCCGCCGGCCGGTTGCATGTGATTCCCCACGGGCATCCGCCCGTTCCGCCCGCCCGTCCGGAACCTGTCGGTCCGTTCAATATCCTGTGCGCGGCCAAATTTATGGAGCACAAAGGTCAGCACCTGCTGATCGCCGCTTTCGAAATTCTGATGGAAAAACATCCCGAATGGGTTGGAAACGTTTTGCTGACTTTGCGCGGCTTTCAGAACGACTGCGATTA of Tichowtungia aerotolerans contains these proteins:
- a CDS encoding glycosyltransferase family 4 protein, with translation MAEKVTRRIALDLAMIRPGSGGTGSGIWTYVRELVLHLDRQDVQSLEIICFVNRRQLSAFSSLRNICLFCIPDLGKNILTRILWVHLLLPVLCLLKRISVLHRPATETPLLCPARRVTTVHDFYYEFLMEQRPPAAIRVYERLENLYFSLITRICFRSSRAIITVSDAVRCEAARRYPAAAGRLHVIPHGHPPVPPARPEPVGPFNILCAAKFMEHKGQHLLIAAFEILMEKHPEWVGNVLLTLRGFQNDCDYFERIQQQVQASRWAGQIRLLPYRPEDGPDTIYKDIHLTVLLSSCEGFGLPVLEAQCFGIPVLCSNLSVLREVGGTGALYVPREDSVATAETLHQLISDEALRKRQIENGFENLRRFSWQAAAEKTLNVYRKVME